The Flavobacterium piscisymbiosum genome includes a region encoding these proteins:
- a CDS encoding ArsR/SmtB family transcription factor, with translation MKRDIFQAIADPTRRAILVLVATNALTPNAIAEQFNTTRQAVSKHIKILNECDLLAEKKIGREIYYQLKIDKMKEVDKWLEQFKAIWENRFSQLDQVLMNLKSKENEI, from the coding sequence ATGAAACGAGATATTTTTCAGGCTATTGCTGATCCAACCCGCAGGGCTATTTTAGTATTGGTGGCTACAAATGCACTAACACCCAACGCGATTGCAGAGCAATTTAATACCACAAGACAGGCCGTTTCTAAACACATCAAAATCCTTAATGAATGCGACTTATTAGCCGAAAAAAAAATAGGCCGTGAGATATATTATCAACTCAAAATTGACAAAATGAAAGAAGTTGACAAATGGCTGGAGCAGTTTAAAGCAATTTGGGAAAATCGTTTCAGTCAGCTTGATCAGGTATTAATGAATTTAAAATCTAAAGAAAATGAAATCTAA
- a CDS encoding M949_RS01915 family surface polysaccharide biosynthesis protein, translating into MKNIAFLCLLLITFSSCKSDKKESREEVETSALTEEKEYSLVVNKIDSTQFPGSIKYEGFIKSAVRWKDKSGDNIVITTETGIYHNEQLKHEFEDGSDAELYAYHFILSNNVATQTWRVKDFIVDCPVDITASFVKNTFKITDLNKNGIAEVWLMYKTVCHGDVSPSNMKIIMYEGNNKYAMRGENKVQVGSDVNDKASFIGGEYKLDANFKNGPKVFREYAQNLWQENIIEKWDN; encoded by the coding sequence ATGAAAAATATTGCCTTTTTATGCCTGTTACTTATTACTTTTTCAAGCTGTAAATCAGATAAAAAAGAGTCCCGAGAAGAAGTTGAAACCTCAGCATTAACAGAGGAAAAAGAATATTCTTTAGTTGTAAACAAAATCGATTCTACTCAGTTTCCGGGTTCCATAAAATACGAAGGTTTTATAAAAAGTGCCGTTCGCTGGAAAGATAAATCCGGAGATAATATTGTCATTACAACTGAAACCGGCATATATCATAATGAGCAACTGAAACATGAATTTGAAGATGGTAGTGATGCTGAATTATATGCCTATCACTTTATACTTTCAAATAATGTAGCAACTCAAACCTGGAGAGTGAAGGATTTTATTGTCGATTGTCCCGTTGATATTACTGCTTCTTTTGTTAAAAATACTTTTAAAATCACCGACTTAAATAAAAACGGAATTGCCGAAGTATGGCTTATGTATAAAACCGTTTGCCATGGTGATGTGAGTCCGTCTAACATGAAAATAATCATGTACGAGGGAAATAATAAATATGCCATGCGCGGAGAAAATAAGGTTCAGGTTGGAAGTGATGTAAATGATAAAGCATCTTTTATTGGCGGTGAATATAAATTGGATGCCAATTTTAAAAATGGCCCAAAAGTATTCAGGGAATATGCTCAAAATTTGTGGCAGGAAAATATAATCGAAAAATGGGATAACTAA
- a CDS encoding ankyrin repeat domain-containing protein, translated as MKKIKLIVLTLLALSLSSCFSESKQVVPSPEVVDEFYDAVFANNTQKALKMIGTKFPANYEPKNKIAPLQAAIWQNNLAVVKALVEGGAVINKPKSDESYVETAADKGTLEILKYLIQKGGNINNSDAFNTAGFGNFYDCAKLLLLKGANQEKGDIRGKFHVFEEAVRRSDYEVLNALKFNKGDIDGETALIIAVKKNNPEMVKYLLKKGADKNKPETFDAGDDISYGEKPIQIATKMKFTEIVKELK; from the coding sequence ATGAAAAAAATAAAACTGATTGTTTTAACTCTCCTGGCCCTTTCTTTGAGTAGCTGTTTTTCAGAATCAAAACAAGTCGTTCCTTCACCAGAAGTTGTGGATGAATTTTATGATGCTGTTTTTGCAAATAATACTCAAAAAGCACTTAAAATGATTGGTACAAAATTCCCTGCCAATTATGAACCAAAGAATAAAATTGCGCCTCTGCAGGCTGCCATCTGGCAAAATAATCTCGCGGTGGTTAAGGCTCTTGTAGAAGGCGGAGCGGTAATTAACAAACCTAAAAGCGACGAATCGTATGTTGAAACTGCGGCTGATAAAGGAACTTTGGAAATATTAAAATATCTAATACAAAAAGGAGGAAATATAAACAACTCTGATGCTTTCAACACTGCTGGTTTTGGTAATTTTTACGACTGTGCAAAACTGCTTTTATTAAAAGGTGCCAATCAGGAAAAAGGAGATATTCGAGGGAAATTTCATGTATTTGAAGAAGCTGTAAGAAGATCTGATTATGAGGTTTTGAATGCTTTAAAATTCAATAAAGGCGATATAGACGGAGAAACTGCATTGATAATTGCTGTAAAAAAGAATAATCCGGAGATGGTGAAATACCTTTTGAAAAAAGGTGCAGATAAAAACAAACCTGAAACTTTTGATGCCGGAGATGATATTTCGTACGGAGAAAAGCCAATTCAAATTGCTACAAAAATGAAATTTACAGAGATTGTTAAAGAATTGAAATAA
- a CDS encoding MazG nucleotide pyrophosphohydrolase domain-containing protein, whose product MDLKIITKKVVMVSDQYEKNCDIKRDADWYILKLHEEVGELTQNYLSYTLRGRKRNLTPEELKQNMSNEVADILGQILLFANYHDIDIEKSMEDKWFSYLTLNADE is encoded by the coding sequence ATGGATTTAAAAATAATAACAAAGAAAGTAGTAATGGTATCTGATCAGTATGAAAAAAACTGTGATATTAAAAGAGATGCAGATTGGTATATTTTAAAATTACATGAAGAAGTTGGAGAATTGACACAGAATTATCTTTCCTATACGCTTAGAGGAAGGAAAAGAAATCTAACACCAGAAGAATTAAAGCAAAATATGTCGAATGAAGTAGCTGACATTCTGGGGCAGATTTTATTATTCGCAAATTATCACGATATTGATATAGAGAAGTCTATGGAAGATAAATGGTTTTCGTATCTAACATTAAATGCTGATGAGTAG
- a CDS encoding DUF3592 domain-containing protein has product METASLIWKSAWDILLVLIGLILMFMGIKVYIKQQRIIKTGIKTIATVIGFSNEKSLAENEAPVKIPLFIFYDTSRNQISVKGKSNSICTIHETTPIYYNPAKPETEYYLPKKDFLVKFLFFFVGLFFLSLGIYYLRTHNIVFDNFYIGIEEKLSSIIS; this is encoded by the coding sequence ATGGAAACTGCATCATTAATCTGGAAATCGGCTTGGGATATTTTACTTGTTCTTATAGGTTTGATATTAATGTTTATGGGTATTAAAGTATATATCAAACAACAAAGAATTATAAAAACCGGAATAAAAACAATTGCAACCGTTATAGGTTTTAGCAATGAAAAGTCATTAGCAGAAAATGAAGCACCTGTTAAAATACCACTTTTTATATTTTATGACACCTCAAGGAATCAGATAAGTGTAAAAGGAAAAAGCAATTCAATTTGTACTATACACGAAACAACACCTATTTACTACAATCCGGCAAAACCCGAAACTGAATATTATTTGCCAAAGAAAGATTTTTTAGTAAAATTTTTGTTCTTTTTTGTTGGTTTGTTTTTCCTAAGTTTAGGTATCTATTATTTACGTACACACAATATTGTATTCGATAACTTTTATATTGGAATCGAAGAAAAATTATCATCAATTATTTCCTAA
- a CDS encoding DUF5071 domain-containing protein, producing MDIKSLIPKDKFDLETVEKLKQHSFGDIEPIIPDLLEWLQDMNWPVGQPIAAFLLPFSEKIAPETVKILKGKDEMWKYWILVTFGKNIKNKWVVQEITRIAENPTQDEIDHELNVIAHEINQ from the coding sequence ATGGATATTAAAAGCTTGATACCAAAAGATAAATTTGATCTTGAAACTGTTGAAAAACTAAAACAGCATTCTTTTGGAGATATCGAACCAATTATTCCGGATTTATTAGAATGGCTGCAAGATATGAACTGGCCAGTTGGCCAACCCATTGCTGCATTTTTACTTCCGTTCTCTGAAAAAATTGCTCCTGAAACAGTAAAAATATTAAAAGGCAAAGACGAAATGTGGAAGTATTGGATTCTTGTTACTTTTGGAAAAAACATCAAAAATAAATGGGTCGTTCAGGAGATTACTCGAATTGCCGAAAATCCAACGCAGGATGAAATAGATCATGAACTTAATGTGATTGCACACGAAATAAATCAATAA
- a CDS encoding DUF2947 family protein, whose protein sequence is MEKIINKYEALEKFYYFENDYCEPQLTDVDKPEIKALTDDYCAALWTEYVSENKRHLMLINHPEELKIKNEIKKEYNWQNDWNESNIDAFDKNLKNLIDWEDDDSVIFFWNKTSGIESKWALICKYWISFLYEDEANIIINPKSRKAIILSTNGNLSIAYRL, encoded by the coding sequence ATGGAAAAGATTATAAATAAATATGAGGCTCTGGAAAAATTCTATTATTTTGAAAATGATTATTGTGAACCTCAATTAACCGATGTTGATAAACCTGAAATAAAGGCTTTGACTGATGATTATTGTGCTGCACTTTGGACTGAATATGTTTCGGAAAATAAAAGACATTTGATGCTTATCAATCATCCTGAAGAATTGAAAATAAAAAATGAGATTAAAAAGGAATATAACTGGCAAAACGATTGGAATGAATCTAATATTGACGCATTCGACAAAAATTTAAAAAATCTTATTGATTGGGAAGATGATGATTCGGTTATCTTTTTTTGGAACAAAACTTCGGGAATAGAATCTAAATGGGCTTTGATTTGCAAATACTGGATTTCATTTTTATATGAAGATGAAGCCAATATTATTATCAATCCTAAAAGCAGGAAAGCCATTATTTTAAGCACAAACGGAAACTTGTCTATTGCTTATCGATTATAA
- a CDS encoding DUF6688 domain-containing protein, whose protein sequence is MIFFYASLTALAVITTVVLVLKKIKKDISILELILAVGYVFSFVFFFFGLLMHDNEYYTAIDPVDVECYIPFGEKHILTLLFYFIAFNISIALIWLKGNKLPPLAQVLSFSFLIIGTIISFLVFLQISEHNTESIDMYDKTDHILFFIFAPVVSLIISTSLIIQTVTNTMIVASQKTYSNKFLNRLNQFFAKKSNLPLWSIILIIPLLLLVTIVLILFGQDSNSLIKVFTETTTWRFSQQMHPPILDHKGHYLCTVAASGDPEIVKPLRFGKRNGNTIIVNRQLLIANAFEEMIQDFSPKLHRFIRGNYDKYGYNLSLKINTNRMSNLTYLLMKPLEWVFLLCLYLFCEKPEERIGRQYKF, encoded by the coding sequence ATGATTTTTTTTTATGCCTCATTAACTGCTTTAGCAGTAATTACTACTGTTGTTTTAGTTCTTAAAAAAATTAAAAAAGACATTTCGATTTTAGAACTTATTCTGGCTGTTGGTTATGTTTTTTCATTCGTATTTTTTTTTTTTGGATTACTAATGCACGATAATGAATATTATACAGCTATTGATCCTGTCGATGTCGAATGCTATATTCCTTTTGGTGAGAAACACATTCTCACTTTACTATTTTATTTTATTGCTTTCAATATATCAATTGCATTAATATGGTTAAAAGGTAATAAATTGCCTCCTCTGGCTCAGGTTTTGTCTTTTAGTTTTCTTATAATTGGTACAATTATCTCATTTTTAGTTTTTCTGCAAATATCAGAACACAATACCGAAAGTATAGATATGTATGATAAAACAGATCATATCCTTTTTTTCATATTTGCTCCGGTTGTAAGTCTTATTATTTCGACAAGCCTTATAATTCAAACTGTGACAAATACGATGATAGTTGCCAGTCAAAAAACATATTCTAATAAATTTTTGAATAGATTAAATCAGTTTTTTGCTAAAAAAAGCAATCTGCCACTTTGGAGTATTATTTTGATAATTCCGTTATTATTATTGGTAACCATTGTTCTTATTTTGTTTGGTCAGGATTCTAATTCGCTTATAAAAGTATTTACAGAAACAACTACCTGGAGGTTTTCGCAACAAATGCATCCGCCCATCCTTGATCATAAAGGACATTATTTATGTACGGTTGCAGCATCAGGAGATCCTGAAATTGTAAAACCGCTAAGATTTGGAAAAAGAAACGGTAATACCATAATTGTCAATCGGCAATTGCTTATTGCAAATGCATTCGAGGAAATGATTCAGGATTTCTCTCCAAAATTGCATCGTTTTATACGTGGCAATTATGATAAATACGGGTATAATTTATCGCTAAAAATCAATACAAACCGAATGTCTAATTTGACCTATTTATTAATGAAACCTCTAGAATGGGTATTTTTACTTTGCCTTTATTTATTTTGCGAAAAACCCGAGGAAAGAATTGGCAGACAATACAAGTTTTAA
- a CDS encoding VOC family protein, producing MKTSKIWANLGVEDLQRTTKFYSELGFKPNGTNTELTSFMFGEDNFIIHFFVKERFKWAVNDEVADLKQGNEIIFSLSAESVDEVHQWLLAVKNAGGRIFAEPQSFEKGYFFGFSDPDGHKFNVLYWPK from the coding sequence ATGAAAACTAGTAAAATATGGGCCAATTTAGGCGTAGAAGATCTGCAACGAACAACAAAATTTTATAGCGAACTAGGTTTTAAACCCAACGGAACAAATACAGAACTGACAAGTTTTATGTTTGGAGAGGATAATTTTATTATTCATTTTTTTGTAAAAGAGAGATTTAAATGGGCGGTTAATGATGAGGTAGCCGACTTGAAACAAGGAAATGAAATTATATTTTCTCTCTCTGCAGAAAGTGTAGACGAAGTACATCAGTGGTTGTTGGCTGTTAAAAATGCCGGTGGAAGAATTTTTGCTGAGCCTCAGAGTTTTGAAAAAGGTTATTTCTTCGGGTTTTCTGATCCGGATGGTCATAAATTTAATGTTTTATATTGGCCAAAGTAA